GCCGGACCACTGCCCGAAAGGGCGGTGACCGCATCCATCAGATCTTCATCGCCCATCCAGATCAAAGAGCCTGCACAGCCGAGAAGCCGCAAGGCCATCTCCTTGTGTTCACGGGTGACAGAGGCATTAGCGACAGCTGCGATGACACCGCGCCCGATGGAGGCTGGGGTATTGGGCATCGAGCGTATAACCGACTGCTTGGCGCCGAGTATTTGCTCAAAAATTTTGAGAGGTTTTCCGGCGGCAATAGAAAGAAACAAGGTTTTCTTAAAATTGTGACGGGCAATTTTTTCAACTACAGAATTCAGGATTTGCGGCTTAACCGCAATAAGCGCGACATCGGGCTCTTTCTGAAACTGCCCTGGAACGTCCTTCTCATGGACAATTCGCGGATCTTTCGCCAGAGCCTCAGGCAGGGGAGTAGGGTCGATTACGATAAAATGCGAGGCAAGCTTTTGATCAAGCCACCGCTCAAGCAAAGCTGATCCCATCTTCCCGCACCCGACCAGAAGGACAGTATGGATCGGGTTGTGCGTAAGGGCTGTCATAAAGTCTCAATCGGATATGAAATTACGACTCCCCGGCCGTTTCCATCAGCGCCAGAGACAGATGCTCGGGATTGGCCGGTTGCTTGCGGGAAAGCAATTCAAACACGGGGTAAAAACGTTCGCAATGCGCGAGGGAGATATCAATGAGATCGCCGAGATAGGCGCTGCTTTCATGAAACTCGTATCCTTTCATCAGGCAGGTCTGGCGGTAGGAGGGAACCAAAGTCCGCCGGGCGATTTCAAAATGCCCCATCCAGGATTCTTCGTTCATGTCCAAAAGCGCTGAACTGGCCAGAGCCATATTGTCGGCTCGAACGGACAAATCGAACTCACAGGTGAATTGCAAAGCGCTCAGATTTTTTTGCCAGATGAAAAAAAGTCTGTAGGCGCAGGTTCTGCCTTTGATCTGAACGGTCAGGCAATCATTGTCGGTACGGTCGAAAACCCAGTTTTGTTCCGAGAGAATCTCTTCAACGCTGTCCAGAGGATTTAAACCCTGTTCCGTAAATTCCGTTCTGCTAACCATCACGCACCCCGAATTATCATTATAACCTAAATAAAAATCACGAACCCTTTTTCTTACGCGAGGTCGGACGTTTGGACGTCTTAGCCTCCGTACCCTCAAGCGCCGAAAGGCGTTTCTTAAGACTTTCAATCTCATCGCGCT
The sequence above is drawn from the Alphaproteobacteria bacterium genome and encodes:
- a CDS encoding pyrroline-5-carboxylate reductase, with the protein product MTALTHNPIHTVLLVGCGKMGSALLERWLDQKLASHFIVIDPTPLPEALAKDPRIVHEKDVPGQFQKEPDVALIAVKPQILNSVVEKIARHNFKKTLFLSIAAGKPLKIFEQILGAKQSVIRSMPNTPASIGRGVIAAVANASVTREHKEMALRLLGCAGSLIWMGDEDLMDAVTALSGSGPAYVFLLIEAMAKAGEKLGLSPDQAMILARQTVIGSAALAEASPDIPAAQLRQNVTSPGGTTEAALQVLMKDESLQRLFDQALLAARDRGKALSS
- a CDS encoding YbjN domain-containing protein, which produces MVSRTEFTEQGLNPLDSVEEILSEQNWVFDRTDNDCLTVQIKGRTCAYRLFFIWQKNLSALQFTCEFDLSVRADNMALASSALLDMNEESWMGHFEIARRTLVPSYRQTCLMKGYEFHESSAYLGDLIDISLAHCERFYPVFELLSRKQPANPEHLSLALMETAGES